The nucleotide sequence TACGCAAGTGACGTATGAACTGAATCTTGCTATCTCCAAGCAAAAAAGCAGTGAGGGAAAATGTGCGACTTCCTTCCTTGATGTGTATGTTTATGGGGTTATAATTTGATCCCGTAAATTCCGACCGTTCAGTAAGATAGATGGCTTGATTCCAGGCTTGAATAAACTGCAGGCGTTCATCAGAAGACAGTTCTGCGCCATTCAAAGACACAGACTGAGTTTTAGATGATTCCAAGGTCGGATAAATTGACACGGACGATAGCCATCGATTAACCCATGCACTCGCTGGATTGATTACAAGCACCAGAACAGGGATTACCACTGCAGCTAAGTATGCTATCCAGGCTGGAATCGCCAAGTTCATAACTCCTTTCGGTACATACATGAGTCTTTGAGACGTAAAATGCCCCTTTCTCCTGGTTGCTAGCAAGGTAAATAAAGGCATTCGAAGAAAACGCGTTCAAGATGAG is from Alicyclobacillus vulcanalis and encodes:
- a CDS encoding YfmQ family protein codes for the protein MPLFTLLATRRKGHFTSQRLMYVPKGVMNLAIPAWIAYLAAVVIPVLVLVINPASAWVNRWLSSVSIYPTLESSKTQSVSLNGAELSSDERLQFIQAWNQAIYLTERSEFTGSNYNPINIHIKEGSRTFSLTAFLLGDSKIQFIRHLRRRNITFQVSSQALEEILRTHVERQSVG